Proteins encoded by one window of Novipirellula artificiosorum:
- a CDS encoding GGDEF domain-containing protein, producing MNLHDTGPSSYCMGQHALETGTLREDAPSTPHEIQSTKRAFLSVIRSRADIGVHAFLVGRTVIGRNTTCTFPLHDLKVSGHHATITPERDGEYILEDMNSTNGTRVDGTAILGRTVLRDGDKILIGETVIRFSLADEFDIDFHSEVATLVGTDPLTGLPSKRRFDEALEFTLQNMVRRDTPLAVLMMDMDGVKQINDTHGHLYGAHVIGETGRLIAKVLGSTGQACRFGGDEFSAFLPGHQLDAACSIGEQIRKAVESAGFEKNGIALRPTISIGVSCYPNTPADSLSLITSADAALYRAKAKGKNCVTG from the coding sequence ATGAATCTCCACGACACAGGACCGTCATCGTATTGCATGGGCCAGCATGCTTTGGAAACGGGCACTCTTCGCGAGGACGCCCCTTCGACACCGCATGAAATCCAGTCCACCAAGCGAGCATTCCTGAGCGTGATTCGCAGCCGTGCGGACATTGGCGTCCATGCATTTCTGGTTGGCAGGACGGTGATCGGGCGCAACACGACTTGCACCTTTCCGCTTCACGACCTCAAAGTGTCGGGGCATCACGCCACGATCACGCCCGAGCGGGATGGCGAGTACATTCTTGAAGACATGAATTCGACGAATGGTACGCGAGTCGACGGAACGGCGATCCTTGGTCGGACGGTGCTGCGCGATGGCGACAAAATCTTGATCGGTGAGACGGTAATTCGCTTCTCGCTTGCCGACGAATTCGATATCGACTTTCATAGTGAAGTCGCAACACTCGTCGGCACCGATCCACTTACGGGCTTACCCTCGAAACGTCGATTTGACGAAGCATTGGAATTCACGCTTCAAAACATGGTAAGACGCGACACTCCGCTCGCGGTCTTGATGATGGACATGGACGGCGTCAAACAGATCAACGATACCCACGGACACCTATACGGCGCACATGTCATCGGCGAAACCGGGCGACTGATCGCAAAGGTGCTTGGATCGACGGGACAAGCTTGCCGCTTCGGTGGCGACGAGTTCAGTGCATTCTTGCCTGGCCACCAACTGGACGCCGCCTGTTCGATCGGTGAGCAGATTCGCAAAGCGGTTGAATCCGCAGGATTTGAGAAGAATGGCATTGCGTTGCGTCCTACCATCAGCATCGGAGTGTCGTGCTATCCAAACACGCCTGCCGACTCACTATCGCTGATCACGAGCGCCGACGCTGCACTCTATCGAGCCAAAGCCAAAGGGAAAAACTGCGTGACGGGGTAG
- a CDS encoding glycoside hydrolase family 71/99-like protein produces MKILTNPVSAFIPEFRPSLTRREPSISNFKAGKELPVVLLFILAVATNAVAQSGVGTGGSKHSPTSRFASYEGRILCGYQGWFRAAGDGSDGGWGHYGSRGRFDPDHCTIDIWPDVSEYETTYATDFKLEDGTPARVFSSRDASTVDVHFRWMKQYGIDGVFMQRFFGVTRSPRSRREGRIILGNALRSSQKHGRAISVMYDLSGLKPGEDCSSVIDDWKELVDEMKLTSQGEDQTYLYHRGKPLVAIWGIGFPDRPYDLREIGIEKLLDFLKKDPEYGGCSVMLGVPTYFRDLETDCVGDPYLHEVIEQADVIMPWMVQRFTSLLHNELERYGNHIQADLSWCKQRGVDYVPCAYPGFSWFNLSRHEFDGRHPLDQNPRQKGAFYWGLLSTAIQSGAPMIYVAMFDEVDEATAIFKCTDHPPQNQPPSRFLTNEGVPSDHYLWLTGKAAEVLRGERELDKNLYQETEH; encoded by the coding sequence GTGAAAATCCTAACCAATCCAGTCTCTGCTTTCATCCCCGAATTCCGGCCGTCGCTGACGCGTCGGGAACCCTCCATTTCCAACTTCAAAGCGGGTAAAGAGCTTCCAGTTGTGCTGCTTTTCATCCTTGCCGTTGCAACAAACGCCGTTGCACAATCAGGCGTCGGCACGGGTGGAAGCAAACATAGCCCTACTTCGCGATTTGCGTCCTACGAAGGTCGCATCCTGTGCGGTTATCAAGGCTGGTTCCGAGCCGCTGGTGATGGATCGGACGGGGGCTGGGGGCACTATGGTTCGCGAGGACGCTTTGATCCCGATCACTGCACGATTGACATCTGGCCGGATGTTTCGGAATACGAGACGACCTATGCGACCGACTTTAAGCTGGAGGATGGGACGCCCGCACGCGTGTTTAGTTCCCGTGATGCAAGCACGGTGGATGTCCACTTTCGCTGGATGAAACAGTATGGAATTGATGGTGTCTTCATGCAGCGTTTCTTTGGCGTCACGCGGAGCCCGCGAAGTCGACGCGAAGGACGCATCATTCTCGGAAACGCTTTGAGGTCGTCACAGAAACACGGACGAGCCATTTCGGTCATGTACGATTTATCCGGTCTGAAGCCAGGCGAAGATTGCTCCTCGGTGATCGATGACTGGAAGGAATTGGTTGACGAGATGAAGTTGACAAGCCAAGGCGAGGATCAAACCTACTTGTACCATCGCGGCAAACCGTTGGTGGCGATTTGGGGCATTGGCTTTCCCGACCGCCCCTACGACCTGCGGGAAATCGGCATTGAAAAGCTGTTGGACTTTCTAAAGAAAGATCCCGAATATGGCGGCTGCAGCGTCATGCTTGGGGTCCCAACCTATTTTCGAGATCTCGAAACCGACTGCGTCGGTGATCCCTACCTTCATGAAGTCATCGAACAAGCTGACGTCATCATGCCATGGATGGTTCAACGCTTCACATCACTCCTACACAACGAATTGGAACGATACGGGAATCACATCCAAGCAGATCTCTCTTGGTGCAAGCAACGTGGTGTGGATTATGTGCCATGTGCGTATCCCGGATTCAGCTGGTTCAACCTGAGCCGACACGAGTTTGATGGCCGCCATCCGCTGGACCAGAACCCACGTCAAAAAGGGGCGTTCTACTGGGGCCTCTTATCTACGGCGATCCAGTCGGGAGCACCGATGATTTACGTGGCGATGTTCGATGAAGTGGACGAAGCGACCGCGATCTTCAAGTGCACCGACCATCCTCCTCAGAACCAACCCCCTTCTCGCTTCCTGACCAACGAAGGCGTGCCCTCGGACCATTACCTGTGGCTAACCGGAAAGGCCGCTGAAGTGCTGCGCGGTGAACGCGAGCTTGACAAAAACCTCTATCAAGAAACCGAACATTAA
- a CDS encoding V-type ATP synthase subunit A, whose protein sequence is MTTTEKCTPETTASVLGVNGNIVRIELGDCRIMKNEVAYVRVGEERLKAEVLRIRANEADLQVFEETSGVRFGDKVELSGEMLSVSLGPGLLGTVYDGLQNPLAELAQLDGFFLKRGRDLPALHASTTWDFTPACRVGDLLVAGQTLGTIPEKNIVHKIMVPFDTTAAMKVSSIAEGRLRTEASVATLTDPKGRTQQIPMVQTWPVRRPISAMMQQQRLIDREFPSQPLITTTRIIDTFFPIARGGTACIPGPFGAGKTVLQGLIARYCSVDVVIVVACGERAGEVVETIHDFAEMPDPRTGGKLMDRTIIICNTSSMPVAAREASIYTGITLGEYYRQMGLDVLLLADSTSRWAQAMRETSGRLEEIPGEEAFPAYLDSAIKELYERAGVLRLADGETGSLTLIGSVSPAGGNFEEPVTQSTLGTVKCFLGLSYDRAYKRFYPAIDPLISWSRYREQLETFFNTQVDPHWSASVAAMQKLLRNGESIEQMMQVTGEEGISIEDYVTHQKSMFLDMVYLQQDAYDPVDVSVSLERQREMFLLCKQLIDTEYTFDDKEHARTFFTKLTGLLKNLNTAPIESDDYARFHAQITDLATDVSTAT, encoded by the coding sequence ATGACCACCACTGAAAAATGCACACCCGAAACCACCGCCAGTGTGTTGGGTGTCAATGGAAACATCGTGCGCATTGAATTGGGCGATTGCCGGATCATGAAAAACGAGGTTGCCTATGTTCGCGTCGGTGAGGAACGGTTGAAGGCAGAGGTGTTGCGCATCCGGGCGAACGAGGCCGACTTGCAAGTCTTCGAGGAAACCAGCGGAGTACGCTTTGGCGACAAGGTCGAGCTATCCGGCGAAATGCTGTCGGTTTCACTCGGCCCTGGATTGTTAGGCACCGTCTATGACGGCCTGCAAAACCCGCTCGCTGAGTTAGCCCAGCTCGATGGTTTCTTTCTCAAACGAGGCCGCGACTTGCCTGCGCTCCATGCCTCCACCACTTGGGATTTCACGCCTGCGTGCCGCGTTGGAGATTTGCTGGTTGCGGGCCAAACACTGGGGACCATACCCGAAAAGAACATTGTTCATAAGATCATGGTGCCGTTCGACACGACAGCCGCAATGAAAGTCAGCTCCATCGCCGAAGGGCGGCTGAGAACCGAAGCGTCGGTGGCAACGCTGACGGATCCGAAAGGCCGCACGCAGCAGATTCCGATGGTACAAACGTGGCCCGTTCGCCGTCCGATCTCGGCGATGATGCAACAGCAACGATTGATTGACCGCGAATTTCCATCCCAGCCGCTGATCACCACCACACGGATTATCGACACCTTCTTTCCGATCGCCCGAGGAGGAACCGCTTGCATCCCTGGACCGTTCGGGGCTGGCAAGACCGTCCTGCAAGGACTGATTGCCCGTTACTGTAGCGTCGACGTCGTGATCGTCGTCGCTTGTGGTGAACGGGCTGGCGAAGTCGTGGAGACGATTCATGACTTTGCTGAAATGCCCGATCCCCGTACGGGCGGAAAATTGATGGACCGTACGATCATCATCTGTAACACATCCTCGATGCCCGTCGCGGCACGCGAAGCGTCCATCTATACCGGCATCACGTTAGGGGAATACTATCGCCAAATGGGCTTGGACGTGCTGCTGCTTGCGGATTCGACCTCCCGTTGGGCCCAGGCGATGCGGGAAACCAGCGGTCGGCTGGAGGAGATCCCCGGCGAAGAAGCGTTTCCGGCCTACTTGGACAGCGCGATCAAGGAGCTTTATGAACGCGCCGGCGTGTTGCGATTGGCAGATGGCGAAACAGGCAGTCTGACACTGATCGGATCGGTATCGCCAGCCGGCGGTAACTTTGAAGAACCCGTCACTCAGTCAACGCTGGGTACGGTCAAATGCTTCTTGGGGTTATCGTATGACCGCGCATACAAACGTTTCTATCCCGCCATCGATCCGTTGATCTCTTGGTCCCGTTATCGAGAACAATTAGAAACATTTTTCAACACCCAAGTCGATCCGCATTGGTCCGCCAGTGTTGCGGCAATGCAGAAGCTGCTACGAAATGGCGAAAGCATTGAGCAAATGATGCAAGTGACCGGCGAAGAAGGGATCTCGATTGAGGACTACGTGACGCATCAGAAATCGATGTTTCTTGACATGGTCTATTTACAACAAGACGCCTACGATCCCGTCGACGTTTCGGTGTCTCTCGAGCGCCAGCGAGAGATGTTCTTGTTGTGTAAGCAACTAATCGACACTGAATACACGTTTGACGACAAGGAGCACGCGAGAACGTTTTTCACCAAGTTGACCGGACTACTGAAGAACCTCAACACAGCTCCAATTGAGTCCGATGACTACGCACGCTTTCACGCTCAAATCACCGATTTGGCCACGGACGTCTCGACTGCAACGTGA